ATGCCTATGTGACGATTCGGAAAGTACCGATTCCGACAGATGTTCACGATGATGAAATCAAGGGGTATTTATATTTAGAAATGGGAGCAAGTATTCACCTTCCATTTGAGGACCCAGTCTTTGACTATCTTGTCCTGCCACACGAGGAGGATAAGAAGGAAATTTTGCTCTTCGCTGCCAATCGTCAATACGTGATGCAATATTCACAGTTGCTTACTTCTTTGAAATTGTTTCCAGATGCAGTGGATCTTTCTTCATTAGCCCTTTATCGTCTTTACGATCGAGTGAGGTCAAAAAAAGCTGACGAGAAAATCCTTGTCTTGCAATTTGATTTGGATCTAGTTGTAATGAGTATATTCGAAAATATAATTCCGGCTTTTATGAGACATTATTACCTCCATTACCATGAAGATGATTGGGATATTCAAATGGGTCGCAGCGGTTTCCAACAATTATCCTTTGTTGGTGACCAAGACGAATTAAAGGAGCAGTTTGATGAAGCATTTAAAGAAATCAACAAGTTGATTGATTTCTATCAGTTTTCACTTCATCAAGGGAAAACTGAAATTCATAAAATCGTTTTAACGGGTGATCATCCTTTATTGGAAGAAATCTGTCAGGCTCTTAAGGTAGTATTGGATATAAACGTTGAGCTGCTTGATCTAAATGAGTTAGAAACATCGAAAAATAGACCTTTACCTAGATCCCATTATCTAGCACTTGGTTTAGCTTTAAAAGAGGTGTAGTCATGCTAGTAGAAATTAACCTGCTACCGAAAAAGGAACCAAAAAGTATAACTTTATTGGTGTTCATTCTATCAGCATTTTTCATTATCTTGGTAGCAGGGCTCCTTATTTTTTGGCAGGGCACCCGCTTAAATGATGAAATATCACGTCTGAAAAATGAAATTACGACCACCCAAAAGCTTGTGGAAACGGAACAAGCCAAGCAGGGTAAAAATAATGTTGCATCAGATTCGCTTGCACAGCTGGAAAGTGCGGTAAATTGGGCGAATGATGAACCGTTGCAATCGGCACCGATCATTAAAAGAGTGGTGGCACTTCTGCCGGCACGTGGTTTTGTTCAGACGATTTCGTATGCAGAATCCAGGCACGATGACAATGGCGATTCAATTTGATAGCAGCCGAGAAGCAGCCTATTTCTATAAGACATTGCTTGATCAAACTTGGATTACTAAAGCAACCTTATCTAGTTTAGCAACCTCTAATTCTGAACAGAGCGATAGCGAAGGAACAACTGAAAATACAAGCGCAGATGAACAATTTGTCCCGCGTTATCTGGGTCAATTTGAAGTCATATTAAATCGCGACAATATCAATAATGAGGAATTAGCAGAGAAGAATGAAAGCAAACAAGGGGGGACTGAATCATGACCTTCCGCTTTTCAAAAAAAGAAAGCATAGCCCTCATTTTTATTGTCTTGTTGACGATCTTGTCTATTTTTGCAGGTTATTATTTTTATCTCGAACCGAAGTATAAAGAAATTGATACTAAAAATGATACGCTAAAATCAGAGCAGGAGGTCTTGACGACTCTTCAGCAAAAACAAACTGAAAAAAGTAGTGTAAGTGCTGAAAGTATTGCTGAATTGCAACAAAAGGTGCCCGTTAAGCCACAGCTTGAGCAGCTTATTCTTGATTTAGAAAAAGCTGAGGTGTTATCTGGTAGTATCATTAAAAATATGGCGTTTACGGAAGGTGACGTAGCCTCAACAGAAAATGCAGCTTCCACCGAAAACAAGGAGGCAACCAAAGAAAGCGCTGAAACCGAAAAAACAGATTCTGACGCAAATGCCACTGAGCAAGAAAGCGACCAAGCTACTGATCAAAACAATTCGGGTTCAACTGAAAAAAATAACGAAAATGGTACTGAAAATACGGCTAAATACGTTCCAACCCCATTACCAGAAGGGGTAAAAAAATTGACGGTTGCTCTCCAGGTAGAATCTTCTAATTATGAAGAATTAAGAAGCTTTATTGAGGCATTAGAAGACCTGCCGAGAACGATTGTTGTGGAAACGGTAAGTTTTTCAGGAGTAACTGAAGTGACGGATTTGGATACTGAAGCAGAAACATTATCCTATAGCTTAACACTGTCAGCCTTCTTCATGCCGGCATTAACGGATTTGCAGGATAAGCTTCCAGAATTAGTAACACCGCCACCAGCCAATAAAACAACGCCGTTTAATCGATTCCCTGACCTTTAAAACAACAATAGGATTGATTCTAGTAATTGGTTCTAGTAAAAAATTTGGCGAAAGCATTGTATAACAAGACGACAAAAGTCTTGTTATTTTTTTTTGCCAATATGATAGGATGAAACCAATTCACCTAGATGCAAGGGGAGGGATGAGGGTGGACAAGCGGGAAGCGGGTAAAACAATCACGATTAAAATCAATGGAAAGCAACAGGCTTTTGATGAACCAAAGCAGAAGCCGGCAAAGAGACAGGGGCAAATAATCGATAAATCGGTTATGGTGTCTACAGAAGATGCTCAGCCTAAAAAGGAAATGATAGATAATAAAGAGACGCAGGAATCTATTACGATAAATGAAACAACGATAGCAGATGAACAGGGTGGGGAGCAATTCGACTGGATTCTTCCTGAGCCTTCACCTGTGGAATATGACCTCAAAGAGGATGCCCCACCCCTGGCCTACGAAAAAAAGCCTTCGAACCATAAAAGTGCTAAAAAATGGCCAGTAGGAAAATCAAAACTGAATCGGGGCGTATTTGCCACTATTTTTTTCGCCGTTTTTTTAGCAGTAATTCTAGGGACTAGCTTTGGCTTTACGATGCTTAAGCTTGTTTTTATTGAAAGGCCGGAAGAAAGTGATGTTGTTTTAAATGCCACAACTATCCCCAAAACCAATCAAGCTGAAGTGAAACCAAGCGGAAATTTGACTGTAGCTCTACCAACGATTACGACTTGGGTTATTCAGG
The DNA window shown above is from Bacillus sp. T3 and carries:
- the pilM gene encoding type IV pilus biogenesis protein PilM — translated: MKEGKIIDQNTLAVILDQCIDAWKIRRRKVRFLAPDAYVTIRKVPIPTDVHDDEIKGYLYLEMGASIHLPFEDPVFDYLVLPHEEDKKEILLFAANRQYVMQYSQLLTSLKLFPDAVDLSSLALYRLYDRVRSKKADEKILVLQFDLDLVVMSIFENIIPAFMRHYYLHYHEDDWDIQMGRSGFQQLSFVGDQDELKEQFDEAFKEINKLIDFYQFSLHQGKTEIHKIVLTGDHPLLEEICQALKVVLDINVELLDLNELETSKNRPLPRSHYLALGLALKEV